A region from the Catellatospora sp. TT07R-123 genome encodes:
- a CDS encoding TetR/AcrR family transcriptional regulator codes for MVAPTPEIPAPPWRRSRSSSGRRPLSQDAIVDAALAVLDREGLEAVSMRRIAEELGTGAASLYAHVANKDELLDLAYDRIVGEIRLPEPPDPDRWQDQIRELARESYRVLSTHGEIAQVALANVPTGPNALRITDTMLGILISAGMPPQQAAWAVDRIGLYLTSDAYEGSLYRARQRAMGATEDEFIQQYFGQLGDYFRSLPAARFPFFTAHIDEMMSGGGDERFEFGLELLIGGLARLVPARPARGQGAPTGE; via the coding sequence ATGGTCGCCCCCACCCCGGAGATCCCCGCGCCGCCGTGGCGACGTTCGCGCAGCTCGTCGGGCAGGCGGCCGCTGAGCCAGGACGCGATCGTCGACGCGGCGCTGGCCGTGCTCGACCGCGAGGGCCTGGAGGCGGTCAGCATGCGTCGGATCGCCGAGGAGCTGGGCACCGGCGCCGCCTCGCTGTACGCGCACGTCGCCAACAAGGACGAGCTGCTGGATCTGGCCTACGACCGCATCGTCGGCGAGATCCGCCTGCCCGAGCCGCCCGATCCCGACCGGTGGCAGGACCAGATCCGCGAGCTGGCCCGGGAGTCGTACCGGGTGCTGAGCACCCACGGCGAGATCGCCCAGGTCGCCCTGGCCAACGTGCCCACCGGCCCGAACGCGCTGCGGATAACCGACACGATGCTGGGCATCCTCATCAGCGCGGGCATGCCGCCGCAGCAGGCCGCCTGGGCGGTGGACCGGATCGGGCTGTACCTGACCTCCGACGCCTACGAGGGGTCGCTGTACCGGGCCCGGCAGCGGGCCATGGGCGCCACGGAGGACGAGTTCATCCAGCAGTACTTCGGGCAACTCGGCGACTACTTCCGCAGCCTTCCCGCGGCGCGGTTCCCGTTCTTCACCGCACACATCGACGAGATGATGTCCGGTGGCGGGGACGAGCGGTTCGAGTTCGGGCTGGAGCTGCTGATCGGCGGCCTGGCCAGGCTGGTCCCGGCGCGGCCGGCGCGGGGTCAGGGCGCCCCGACGGGCGAGTAG
- a CDS encoding YibE/F family protein, producing MGAGHSHEPSETLPPAPPRLRRIVTLVIVPMVVATVVGLLVLWPRGSAPPAGEQLARLHGRIVSATPACPREIPAQPGGSCGTAVVRVGDQQVEATVPSGPTSPVIAPGDRVIVVESPDAQGNVRYAVVDHDRWTPLLLLVALFVAAVVAFARWRGVASLVGLAVSFAVLLRFILPAIQQGESPLPVAIVGAAAIMFAVIYLTHGVSVGTSMAVLGTLAALILTGLLGLLVTRTLHLNGAGTDEAAILTNVLAGVDLRGLLLAGIIIGTLGVLDDVTITQTALVGELSLADPTLSARQLYRAAIRVGRSHVASVVNTIILAYAGASLPLMLLIVSAGAKAGDVLPTQIITAEIVRGVVGTLGLIAAVPITTALAAWAVAEAHRHPGSPVSTESDHEHG from the coding sequence ATGGGGGCGGGGCACAGTCACGAACCGAGTGAGACCCTGCCGCCCGCGCCGCCCCGGCTGCGCCGCATCGTCACGCTCGTCATCGTCCCGATGGTGGTGGCGACCGTGGTCGGGCTGCTCGTGCTGTGGCCGCGCGGCAGCGCGCCACCGGCCGGGGAGCAACTGGCCCGCCTGCACGGCCGGATCGTCAGCGCCACTCCGGCGTGCCCCCGCGAGATCCCGGCCCAGCCCGGCGGCTCCTGCGGCACCGCCGTCGTACGGGTCGGCGACCAGCAGGTCGAGGCGACCGTGCCGTCCGGGCCGACCTCGCCGGTCATCGCGCCCGGCGACCGGGTGATCGTGGTGGAGAGCCCCGACGCGCAGGGCAACGTGCGCTACGCCGTCGTCGACCACGACCGCTGGACGCCGTTGCTGCTGCTGGTGGCCCTGTTCGTCGCCGCGGTGGTCGCGTTCGCGCGCTGGCGCGGGGTGGCCAGCCTGGTCGGCCTCGCGGTCAGTTTCGCGGTGCTGCTGCGGTTCATCCTGCCCGCGATCCAGCAGGGCGAGTCGCCGCTGCCGGTGGCGATCGTCGGCGCGGCCGCGATCATGTTCGCCGTCATCTACCTCACCCACGGCGTCAGCGTCGGCACCTCGATGGCGGTGCTGGGCACGCTCGCCGCACTGATCCTGACCGGCCTGCTCGGCCTGCTGGTGACCCGGACGCTGCACCTGAACGGCGCGGGCACCGACGAGGCGGCGATCCTGACCAACGTGCTGGCCGGGGTGGACCTGCGCGGCCTGCTGCTGGCCGGGATCATCATCGGCACGCTCGGCGTGCTCGACGACGTGACCATCACGCAGACCGCCCTGGTCGGCGAGCTGTCCCTGGCCGACCCGACGCTGTCGGCCCGCCAGCTCTACCGCGCCGCGATCCGGGTCGGCCGCTCGCACGTGGCGTCGGTGGTCAACACCATCATCCTGGCGTACGCGGGTGCGTCGCTGCCGCTGATGCTGCTGATCGTCAGCGCCGGAGCGAAGGCGGGCGACGTGCTGCCGACGCAGATCATCACCGCCGAGATCGTCCGGGGCGTGGTCGGCACGCTCGGGCTCATCGCCGCCGTCCCGATCACCACCGCGCTGGCCGCCTGGGCCGTCGCCGAGGCGCACCGGCATCCGGGTTCGCCCGTTTCCACAGAAAGCGACCATGAACACGGATAG
- a CDS encoding CocE/NonD family hydrolase — translation MRRSLPLFTVVVLALFGWAAPAHAGTTTGFRFVDIAAPDGVVLKANVIEPTSPGRHPAIVFPSSWGLNDLEYLAQASALAQGGYTVVSYTPRGWWTSGGEVDTAGPKDIADVSRVLDWTVANTTADASRLGMAGVSYGAGISLIASGHDSRIRAVAALSGWSDLVASLYGGDTRRLQSTALLVGAAALLADTSDEFDTVIGDFYANRNIDGVKSFARARSAGTYLSAINASRPAILMANGYGDSIFPPNQLTDFFTGLAGPKRLEFAPGDHAIPELTGLAGLDNHVWTSVRRWMDRYLQGAANGIDAEPPVVLRSMTGGAVESYPNWAAVNTTTTRYGLGEVSWLTGTGRLGGTPSTGWSRRTWFTVDTVACGGVILLSNGLQALTGIPPTAWLPAVDRNAAGVWQADDASSTIRIRGTATVHARFTPTERSGTLVAYLYDVDWAGTGRLITQAPGSWLNGTAGAARTLDIKLPATSWDVPAGHHLALVLDGHDGYYLDENGALGSVLFSGQSWLDLPVR, via the coding sequence GTGAGGAGATCCCTACCCCTCTTCACGGTGGTCGTGCTCGCCCTGTTCGGCTGGGCCGCTCCCGCCCACGCCGGCACGACCACCGGGTTCCGCTTCGTCGACATCGCCGCCCCCGACGGGGTGGTCCTCAAGGCCAACGTCATCGAGCCGACCAGCCCGGGTCGGCACCCCGCCATCGTGTTCCCGTCCAGCTGGGGACTCAACGACCTGGAATACCTGGCCCAGGCGAGCGCGCTCGCCCAGGGCGGCTACACCGTCGTGTCGTACACCCCGCGCGGGTGGTGGACCTCGGGCGGCGAGGTCGACACCGCCGGGCCGAAGGACATCGCCGACGTGTCCCGCGTGCTGGACTGGACGGTCGCCAACACTACCGCCGACGCGTCCCGCCTGGGCATGGCCGGGGTGTCGTACGGCGCGGGCATCAGCCTGATCGCGTCCGGGCACGACAGCCGCATCCGGGCCGTGGCCGCGCTCAGCGGCTGGAGCGACCTGGTCGCGTCGCTCTACGGCGGCGACACGCGCCGCCTTCAGTCCACGGCGCTGCTGGTCGGCGCGGCGGCGCTGCTCGCCGACACCAGCGACGAGTTCGACACGGTCATCGGCGACTTCTACGCCAACCGCAACATCGACGGGGTCAAGTCCTTCGCCCGCGCACGGTCCGCGGGCACGTACCTGTCGGCGATCAACGCCAGCCGCCCCGCCATCCTGATGGCCAACGGGTACGGCGACTCGATCTTCCCGCCGAACCAGCTCACCGACTTCTTCACCGGCCTGGCCGGGCCGAAGCGGCTGGAGTTCGCCCCCGGCGACCACGCGATCCCCGAGCTGACCGGCCTGGCCGGGCTGGACAACCACGTGTGGACCTCGGTCCGCCGCTGGATGGACCGCTACCTCCAGGGCGCCGCCAACGGCATCGACGCCGAGCCGCCGGTGGTGCTCCGCTCGATGACCGGCGGCGCGGTCGAGTCCTACCCGAACTGGGCCGCCGTCAACACCACGACCACGCGGTACGGCCTGGGCGAGGTGAGCTGGCTGACCGGCACCGGCCGGCTCGGCGGCACCCCGTCGACGGGCTGGTCGCGGCGCACCTGGTTCACCGTGGACACGGTGGCCTGCGGCGGCGTGATCCTGCTGTCCAACGGCCTGCAGGCGCTGACCGGCATCCCGCCGACGGCCTGGCTCCCGGCCGTGGACCGCAACGCCGCCGGGGTGTGGCAGGCCGACGACGCGTCGAGCACGATCCGCATCCGCGGCACGGCGACGGTGCACGCCCGGTTCACCCCGACCGAGCGCAGCGGCACGCTGGTGGCGTACCTGTACGACGTGGACTGGGCGGGCACGGGCCGCCTGATCACACAGGCCCCGGGTTCATGGCTGAACGGTACGGCCGGCGCCGCCCGTACCCTCGACATCAAGCTGCCCGCGACCAGCTGGGACGTCCCGGCTGGCCACCACCTGGCCCTGGTGCTCGACGGCCACGACGGCTACTACCTCGACGAGAACGGGGCACTGGGCTCCGTCCTCTTCTCCGGCCAGTCCTGGCTGGACCTGCCCGTCCGCTGA
- a CDS encoding ATP/GTP-binding protein, which yields MLQRSLPPTTIKILIAGGFGAGKTTLVGTVSEVLPLHTEEVLTTAGAADDDLSGVEGKRTTTVTMDFGRITIGDNIVLYLFGTPGQERFKFLWDELAVGALGGVVLADTRRLADSFPSIDYFEKRGTPFIVAVNCFHGAQPFSVAAVRTALTLDADVPVVMCDVRDRRSGREVLVALIEHVRSLILGPDYSPVGAP from the coding sequence ATGCTCCAACGCTCCCTGCCACCCACCACGATCAAGATCCTGATCGCGGGCGGGTTCGGCGCCGGAAAGACCACGCTGGTGGGCACGGTGAGCGAGGTGCTGCCGCTGCACACCGAAGAGGTGCTGACCACCGCCGGAGCGGCCGACGACGACCTGTCCGGCGTGGAGGGCAAGCGCACCACCACCGTGACGATGGACTTCGGCCGCATCACCATCGGCGACAACATCGTGCTCTACCTGTTCGGCACGCCGGGCCAGGAGCGCTTCAAGTTCCTGTGGGACGAGCTGGCCGTGGGCGCGCTGGGCGGGGTCGTGCTCGCCGACACGCGGCGCCTGGCCGACAGCTTCCCCTCGATCGACTACTTCGAGAAGCGGGGCACGCCGTTCATCGTCGCCGTGAACTGCTTCCACGGCGCGCAGCCGTTCTCGGTGGCCGCGGTGCGCACCGCGCTGACGCTGGACGCCGACGTCCCCGTGGTCATGTGCGACGTGCGCGACCGCCGCTCGGGCCGCGAGGTGCTGGTCGCGCTGATCGAGCACGTGCGCTCGCTGATCCTGGGGCCGGACTACTCGCCCGTCGGGGCGCCCTGA
- the glgB gene encoding 1,4-alpha-glucan branching protein GlgB — protein sequence MSTLIGDLDLFLIGEGRHEKLWQVLGAHPQPEGAGWRFAVWAPNAKAVQVIGDFSGWWPADGVDLHPQGGSGIWAGVVPHAQAGQTYRFRVHGADGRWTYRSDPLAFATQCPPENASVLYASDYTWNDDAWMAKRAKVRDHHARPMSVYEVHLGSWRPGLSYKELADQLVDYVTDLGFTHVEFLPVMEHPFGGSWGYQITGFYAPTARFGTPDEFRHLVDRLHQAGVSVLLDWVPAHFPRDEWALARFDGTPLYEHEDWQRGEHPDWGTFVFNYGRREVRNFLVANARYWCEEFHVDGLRVDAVASMLYLDYSRQDGQWTPNVDGGNTYLEAVDFIKELNTAVYADNPGVLTVAEESTAWPGVSRPVEWGGLGFGMKWNMGWMHDTLEYVQRDPAHRSYHHGDLTWPSMYAFDEQWVLPLSHDEVVHGKRSLVGKLPGDRWQRLAGLRGLLGYMYAFPGKKLLFMGAELAQESEWSEQWGLDWAHAEYHGDLRPLVRDLNRLYADSAALWARDTEPEGFSWIDPHDSGTNTLSFVRHGKTSKKLIACVVNFSGIPLNDHRITLPRPGSWREVINTDAEIYGGSGVGNLGRIRTDGDGEVTIGIGPYAAVWFSPV from the coding sequence ATGAGCACGCTGATCGGCGACCTGGACCTGTTCCTGATCGGCGAGGGCCGCCACGAGAAGCTGTGGCAGGTGCTCGGCGCGCACCCGCAGCCCGAGGGTGCGGGCTGGCGCTTCGCCGTGTGGGCGCCCAACGCCAAGGCCGTGCAGGTGATCGGCGACTTCTCCGGCTGGTGGCCCGCCGACGGCGTCGACCTGCACCCGCAGGGCGGCAGCGGGATCTGGGCCGGGGTCGTGCCGCACGCCCAAGCCGGGCAGACCTACCGGTTCCGCGTGCACGGCGCCGACGGCCGCTGGACCTACCGGTCCGACCCGCTCGCGTTCGCCACGCAGTGCCCCCCGGAGAACGCCTCGGTCCTGTACGCCTCGGACTACACCTGGAACGACGACGCCTGGATGGCCAAGCGGGCGAAGGTCCGCGACCACCACGCCCGGCCGATGAGCGTGTACGAGGTGCACCTCGGCTCGTGGCGGCCGGGGCTGTCGTACAAGGAGCTCGCCGACCAGCTGGTGGACTACGTCACCGACCTGGGCTTCACGCACGTGGAGTTCCTGCCGGTGATGGAGCACCCGTTCGGCGGCTCGTGGGGCTACCAGATCACCGGGTTCTACGCCCCGACCGCCCGCTTCGGCACGCCCGACGAGTTCCGGCACCTGGTCGACCGCCTGCACCAGGCCGGGGTCTCGGTGCTGCTGGACTGGGTGCCCGCGCACTTCCCCCGCGACGAGTGGGCCCTGGCCCGCTTCGACGGCACCCCCCTCTACGAGCACGAGGACTGGCAGCGCGGCGAGCACCCCGACTGGGGCACGTTCGTCTTCAACTACGGCCGCCGCGAGGTGCGCAACTTCCTGGTCGCCAACGCCCGCTACTGGTGCGAGGAGTTCCACGTCGACGGCCTGCGCGTGGACGCGGTCGCCTCGATGCTGTACCTGGACTACTCGCGCCAGGACGGCCAGTGGACCCCGAACGTCGACGGCGGCAACACGTACCTGGAGGCGGTGGACTTCATCAAGGAGCTCAACACCGCCGTCTACGCCGACAACCCGGGCGTGCTGACCGTCGCCGAGGAGTCCACGGCGTGGCCGGGCGTCTCCCGGCCGGTCGAGTGGGGCGGCCTGGGCTTCGGCATGAAGTGGAACATGGGCTGGATGCACGACACGCTGGAGTACGTCCAGCGCGACCCGGCGCACCGCAGCTACCACCACGGCGACCTGACCTGGCCCAGCATGTACGCCTTCGACGAGCAGTGGGTGCTGCCGCTCAGCCACGACGAGGTGGTGCACGGCAAGCGCTCGCTCGTGGGCAAGCTGCCCGGCGACCGCTGGCAGCGGCTGGCCGGCCTGCGCGGGCTACTCGGCTACATGTACGCCTTCCCCGGCAAGAAGCTGCTGTTCATGGGCGCCGAACTGGCCCAGGAGAGCGAGTGGAGCGAGCAGTGGGGCCTGGACTGGGCCCACGCCGAATACCACGGCGACCTGCGCCCGCTGGTGCGCGACCTGAACCGGCTCTACGCCGACAGCGCCGCGCTGTGGGCCCGCGACACCGAGCCGGAGGGTTTCAGCTGGATCGACCCGCACGACTCCGGCACCAACACGCTGTCGTTCGTGCGGCACGGCAAGACCTCGAAGAAGCTGATCGCCTGCGTGGTCAACTTCTCCGGCATCCCGCTGAACGACCACCGGATCACCCTGCCCCGGCCGGGATCCTGGCGTGAAGTGATCAATACGGACGCCGAGATCTACGGCGGGTCGGGGGTGGGCAACCTCGGCCGCATCCGCACCGACGGCGACGGCGAGGTGACCATCGGCATCGGGCCGTACGCGGCGGTGTGGTTCAGCCCCGTCTGA
- a CDS encoding glycosyltransferase family 4 protein, translating to MPIASEPLAAPKPLRIMMLSWEYPPVVVGGLGRHVHALATSLVRSGHQVTVVTRHAPGAPLEEYAEGVRIVRAPEDPPLFPLATPTLLAWTMAFNHTLTRAALRAAETDHYDVVHGHDWLVTHTAVTLAEHLGRPLVATVHATEAGRHQGWLPDELNKSIHSVEWWLGHRACRVLVCSEYMRWEVTRLLQLPMSKVDVIPNGVNGKVWKAPAQKVKEARSRFAGDGPLVGFAGRLVYEKGVQHLVDAVPQLADEHPGLKVIIAGDGPYREELQEATRRLKLNKTVDFIGFQSERELPALLAATDTTVVPSLYEPFGMVALEAAAAGAPLAVAATGGLAEIVEPGVTGMTFPHSDPAALAGAVGTLLAEPKRAKQIARRALTMVSEKYGWQSIADRTVASYRAAIHEEPLFQAERLAEQTGGERQLIVVPDGNLLR from the coding sequence ATGCCCATCGCATCGGAACCGCTGGCGGCACCGAAGCCGCTTCGGATCATGATGCTTTCCTGGGAGTACCCGCCGGTCGTCGTCGGCGGGCTGGGCCGGCACGTCCACGCGCTGGCGACGTCGCTGGTGCGCTCCGGGCACCAGGTCACCGTGGTGACCCGGCACGCGCCGGGCGCCCCGCTGGAGGAGTACGCCGAAGGTGTGCGCATCGTGCGCGCCCCGGAGGACCCGCCGCTGTTCCCGCTGGCCACGCCGACGCTGCTGGCCTGGACGATGGCGTTCAACCACACGCTGACCCGGGCGGCGCTGCGCGCGGCCGAGACCGACCACTACGACGTGGTCCACGGGCACGACTGGCTGGTCACGCACACCGCCGTGACGCTGGCCGAGCACCTGGGCCGGCCGCTGGTGGCCACGGTGCACGCCACCGAGGCCGGGCGGCACCAAGGCTGGCTGCCCGACGAGCTGAACAAGAGCATCCACTCGGTGGAATGGTGGCTGGGCCACCGCGCCTGCCGGGTGCTGGTCTGCTCGGAGTACATGCGGTGGGAGGTCACCCGCCTGCTCCAGCTGCCGATGAGCAAGGTCGACGTGATCCCCAACGGCGTGAACGGCAAGGTCTGGAAGGCGCCCGCGCAGAAGGTCAAGGAGGCCCGCTCGCGCTTCGCCGGAGACGGCCCGCTGGTCGGCTTCGCCGGGCGGCTGGTGTACGAGAAGGGCGTCCAGCACCTGGTTGACGCCGTGCCGCAGCTCGCCGACGAGCACCCGGGCCTCAAGGTGATCATCGCCGGGGACGGCCCCTACCGCGAGGAGCTCCAGGAGGCGACCCGGCGGCTCAAGCTCAACAAGACGGTCGACTTCATCGGGTTCCAGTCCGAGCGGGAGCTGCCGGCGCTGCTGGCCGCCACCGACACCACCGTGGTGCCGTCGCTGTACGAGCCGTTCGGCATGGTCGCCCTGGAGGCGGCGGCCGCGGGCGCCCCGCTGGCGGTGGCCGCGACCGGAGGCCTGGCCGAGATCGTTGAACCTGGCGTGACTGGAATGACCTTCCCCCACAGCGACCCCGCGGCGCTGGCCGGCGCGGTCGGCACGCTGCTGGCCGAGCCCAAGCGGGCCAAGCAGATCGCCCGGCGGGCGCTGACCATGGTGTCGGAGAAGTACGGCTGGCAGTCCATCGCCGACCGCACCGTCGCCTCGTACCGGGCCGCCATCCATGAGGAGCCGCTGTTCCAGGCGGAGCGGCTGGCCGAGCAGACCGGCGGCGAGCGGCAGCTCATCGTCGTACCGGATGGGAACCTGCTGCGATGA
- a CDS encoding SDR family oxidoreductase, with product MTDQRVAIVTGAARGIGAATAQRLAADGFAVAAVDLDAANCADTVAAIAAAGGRAIAVGADVSDSAAVEAAVAHVAENLGSPSVLVNNAGVLRDNLLFKMTDSDWDTVMSVHLRGAFLCSRAVQKYMVEEKYGRIVSLSSTSALGNRGQANYAAAKAGLQGFTKTLAIELGPFGITANAVAPGFIVTEMTAATAARVGVDFEAFQAARAAETPVRRVGRPEDVAHAISYLASEGAGFVTGQVIYVAGGPRG from the coding sequence ATGACTGACCAGAGAGTTGCGATCGTCACCGGGGCTGCGCGGGGTATCGGCGCCGCCACCGCCCAGCGGCTGGCCGCCGACGGGTTCGCCGTCGCCGCCGTCGACCTCGATGCGGCCAACTGCGCCGACACCGTCGCCGCCATCGCCGCGGCGGGCGGGCGCGCGATCGCCGTGGGCGCGGACGTCTCCGACTCCGCCGCCGTCGAGGCCGCCGTCGCCCACGTCGCCGAGAACCTCGGCAGCCCGTCCGTGCTGGTCAACAACGCGGGAGTGCTGCGCGACAACCTGCTGTTCAAGATGACCGACTCGGACTGGGACACCGTCATGTCGGTGCACCTGCGCGGGGCGTTCCTGTGCAGCCGCGCGGTGCAGAAGTACATGGTCGAGGAGAAGTACGGCCGCATCGTGTCGCTGTCGAGCACCTCGGCGCTCGGCAACCGCGGCCAGGCCAACTACGCGGCCGCCAAGGCTGGGCTGCAGGGCTTCACCAAGACGCTCGCGATCGAGCTGGGCCCGTTCGGGATCACCGCGAACGCGGTGGCCCCCGGGTTCATCGTCACGGAGATGACCGCGGCCACCGCGGCCCGGGTCGGGGTGGACTTCGAAGCGTTCCAGGCGGCCCGCGCGGCCGAGACGCCGGTGCGCCGCGTCGGCCGCCCGGAGGACGTCGCACACGCCATCTCGTACCTGGCCAGCGAGGGCGCCGGCTTCGTCACCGGCCAGGTCATCTACGTCGCGGGCGGCCCCCGCGGGTGA
- the ddaH gene encoding dimethylargininase, whose protein sequence is MQKRFLMCRPTHFAVTYKINPWMDPAAPYDTTLAISQWESLKATYENLGHQIELIEPVAGLPDMVFAANGGTVIDGRMFTAQFRHAERADEGPAYRDWFDRSGYEVHDAKHVNEGEGDILLAGEYVLAGTGFRTAHASHAEVQEIFGRPVITLQLVDPRFYHLDTALAVLSTGADGKPANIAYLPEAFSAGSQSVLRQLYPNAVIAKIEDAEVLGLNAVSDGHNVVLPVQAAHLAEELRKAGYEPIGVDVSELRLAGGGPKCCTLELRS, encoded by the coding sequence ATGCAGAAGCGCTTTCTGATGTGCCGGCCCACCCACTTCGCCGTCACCTACAAGATCAACCCGTGGATGGACCCCGCCGCCCCGTACGACACCACTCTGGCGATCAGCCAGTGGGAGAGCCTCAAGGCCACGTACGAGAACCTCGGCCACCAGATCGAGCTCATCGAGCCCGTCGCCGGGCTGCCCGACATGGTCTTCGCCGCCAACGGCGGCACCGTGATCGACGGCCGGATGTTCACCGCCCAGTTCCGCCACGCCGAGCGCGCCGACGAAGGCCCGGCCTACCGCGACTGGTTCGACCGCTCCGGCTACGAGGTGCACGACGCGAAGCACGTGAACGAGGGTGAGGGCGACATTCTGCTCGCCGGGGAGTACGTCCTGGCCGGTACGGGCTTCCGCACCGCGCACGCCTCGCACGCCGAGGTGCAGGAGATCTTCGGCCGCCCGGTCATCACCCTTCAGCTGGTCGACCCGCGCTTCTACCACCTGGACACCGCGTTGGCGGTGCTGTCGACGGGTGCGGACGGCAAGCCCGCGAACATCGCGTACCTGCCGGAGGCGTTCTCCGCGGGCAGCCAGTCGGTGTTGCGCCAGCTCTACCCGAACGCTGTGATCGCTAAGATCGAAGATGCCGAGGTGCTGGGCCTCAACGCGGTGAGCGACGGGCACAACGTCGTGCTGCCCGTGCAGGCCGCGCACCTGGCGGAGGAACTGCGCAAGGCCGGTTACGAGCCGATCGGGGTGGACGTCTCCGAGCTGCGCCTGGCCGGCGGTGGACCGAAGTGCTGCACCTTGGAGCTGCGCTCATGA
- a CDS encoding MFS transporter, with protein sequence MSAVLETAAPPDTDPPAYRWRWPALFVVLAAEVMDLLDSLVTTIAGPSIRADVGGTESLIQWLGAAYTLAMAVGLITGGRLGDLYGRKRMFMIGSAGFVAASVLCAVSTSPELLIGARVLQGLFGAVLLPQGLGMIKEMFPPKEMGAAFGAFGPVMGLSAVAGPILAGWLVDADYWGTGWRMIFLINLPLGLLALIGAAKFLPESRSSHASKLDLTGVGLVTAGALLLLYPLVQGRELGWPTWTFVMMASCLPVFALFVRQQAVRRRNGGDPLVEPSLFRQRSFSGGLVAGLAFFSGMIGFGLAFSMYVQLGLGYSPLKAGLASVPQSLGIMIGFGLASGAGLTRRLGRSLLHVGLAVMAAATVGFVFTLEIAGFDVTPWQLAPALGTFGLGMGLVMAPFFDIILAGVQPHETGSASGTLTAVQQLGGAVGIALLGTLFFNTVQFGQFGPDQASFAEAMRLVLWVEVGLIAVTFAAAFLLPRQAREEELAH encoded by the coding sequence ATGTCTGCCGTCCTGGAGACCGCCGCCCCACCCGATACCGACCCGCCGGCGTACCGCTGGCGCTGGCCCGCCCTCTTCGTGGTCCTCGCCGCCGAGGTGATGGACCTGCTCGACTCGCTCGTCACCACCATCGCCGGGCCCTCCATCCGGGCCGACGTCGGCGGGACCGAGAGCCTGATCCAGTGGCTCGGCGCCGCGTACACGCTGGCCATGGCCGTGGGCCTGATCACGGGTGGCCGCCTCGGCGACCTGTACGGCCGCAAGCGCATGTTCATGATCGGCTCGGCCGGCTTCGTCGCCGCCTCGGTGCTGTGCGCCGTGTCGACCTCGCCCGAACTGCTCATCGGCGCCCGCGTGCTCCAGGGCCTGTTCGGCGCCGTCCTGCTGCCGCAGGGCCTCGGCATGATCAAGGAGATGTTCCCGCCGAAGGAGATGGGTGCCGCGTTCGGCGCGTTCGGGCCGGTCATGGGCCTGTCCGCGGTCGCCGGGCCGATCCTGGCGGGCTGGCTGGTCGACGCCGACTACTGGGGCACCGGCTGGCGCATGATCTTCCTGATCAACCTGCCGCTGGGCCTGCTCGCCCTGATCGGCGCCGCGAAGTTCCTGCCCGAGTCCCGCTCGTCGCACGCCTCCAAGCTCGACCTCACCGGCGTCGGCCTGGTCACCGCCGGCGCCCTGCTGCTGCTCTACCCGCTGGTGCAGGGCCGGGAGCTGGGCTGGCCCACGTGGACGTTCGTCATGATGGCGTCCTGCCTGCCCGTCTTCGCCCTCTTCGTACGCCAGCAGGCCGTCCGGCGCCGCAACGGCGGCGACCCGCTGGTCGAGCCGTCGCTGTTCCGCCAGCGCTCCTTCAGCGGCGGACTCGTCGCCGGGCTGGCCTTCTTCTCCGGCATGATCGGCTTCGGCCTCGCCTTCAGCATGTACGTCCAGCTCGGCCTGGGCTACAGCCCGCTCAAGGCCGGTCTGGCCTCGGTGCCGCAGTCGCTGGGCATCATGATCGGCTTCGGGCTGGCCAGCGGCGCCGGGCTGACCCGCCGCCTCGGCCGCAGCCTGCTGCACGTCGGCCTGGCCGTGATGGCCGCCGCGACGGTCGGCTTCGTGTTCACGCTGGAGATCGCCGGATTCGACGTCACCCCGTGGCAGCTGGCCCCCGCGCTCGGCACCTTCGGCCTCGGCATGGGCCTGGTCATGGCGCCGTTCTTCGACATCATCCTGGCCGGGGTGCAGCCACACGAGACCGGCTCGGCCTCCGGCACCCTCACCGCGGTGCAGCAGCTCGGCGGCGCCGTCGGCATCGCGCTGCTCGGCACGCTGTTCTTCAACACCGTTCAGTTCGGGCAGTTCGGGCCCGACCAGGCCTCCTTCGCCGAGGCGATGCGCCTGGTGCTGTGGGTCGAGGTGGGGCTGATCGCGGTCACCTTCGCGGCCGCGTTCCTGCTGCCGCGGCAGGCCCGCGAGGAGGAACTCGCACACTGA